The genomic stretch AAATTATTTAGCAcaataattattttttttattgtAATTTTAAAAAATGGTAAGAATTTCGCGTATCACACCCGCATCTATGCAAATGCACGGATATCCCGGTAATTGTATGTCAGATAttttcgaagatgcatctccgaaataatCTGATAAGAAAAATAGCTACATGATCACATAACCATTGTTGTCATTGTTGTTTTTCTTTAATTTACAAACCCTCGCAAAAAATTCTTCCATTCTCAATCCATTTTTTCACTCCAAATCTCAAAACTTGTGGTTCATCATATTAAAGGGAGGAAAAGAAGTTAAAATTTCAGGTAAAGATCCTTTATTTCACACTACATTGCTCACATTAATCCTATATTTTGTCTGAAAAAACGAGCGTTGTGTACGGAGATGCATTTTTAGAACTAGTCTGTATTCATTTTCCAACTCAGTTTTCAAAAGTGACGCTTATATACTGTTATGTTGTAATTGTTTTGATTAGATATGGTGCACCACGATGTTATCACAAAACAAATTGTTTCTCCGAATGTCCAAGGTGTTGTTGTGAAATGGTAGATGCTGGGAACCAATTTAAAAACGAGTAATAGTTTGAATCTCGTGATCAAATGTTTCAATAGATTCGTATGAAGACCTCGAAACTTGGATTTGATGTGGTTATTAGAAGGTCCGATAATGGTTCGGATAGAAGATACAAAATTCATCATCTCCTACCTTACGGAGACAATCGAAAGATTGTGAAGCTCGAGTACCGATCACCGTCGATTGACAACGGGGGAAGGTTGAGTTTCGAAAATTTAAGCTCAAGACGCAAGCAGATGTAAGGGTTATGTGAAATACGTATTTCTTTCGAAACAAAAGTTTCGCTCGAGTTGGAAGTGACGATTTCAAGATCGGTCGAAGATATTGCGAAGATGTTGAAGCGTCCACCTAGATATTAAAGTAATGTTGCATTTTATGTTGAAATAATATATGTaatctttattttattttataaatctTAATTTCATTTTCGAAAATTACATGTTTTTTGTTCTGTCATTGATGTGTATGTGTTACAGAAATATAACAACGAAAATATCTTGGAAATGTATCTCcgaaataaaaataaaaataaaataatatgacGTCACTCAGAATGATCTCTATTGTGTGTGTTGGAGTGAGTTCGAAAATACATCTCTAAAAATTGAAAGAATTTTTAATGTTTGCATGGTCTAAAAAACATATTAAATGTATTAAAAAATCCTCTTATTTTTATTGTTACTCATTCATAGCACCTTTACCAAAATATTACTCAAAATGTGTGGTTTTAAATCAACTTTTATTCACTGTATCAAATGTCTATTACAAATTCTTTAAAAGATTTAATTATAAATTCATTTCAGGGAAACACCCTTGCCTCAATGTTGATTACTGTTCTACTTATTGGTATTAAGAATGCTAATTCTGTGCAAAAATTGGTGAGCACAGAGAGAGTAGTCTTCTATAAGGAAAATTCTGCAGGAATGTATTCTTCTCTGGCATCTACTATTGGGCAGGCAAGTGACTTTTTCTTTACTTTTATTTTATAATCATAAATTCTATCTGACTTCTTTTTGTTGTAAACACTTAAAGCCCCCTAGAGTAGTAGCTGATACAATCAGTTTCAAAAGTAACAAACAAAACATGAGTTAGTTTGGCAGTTAATTCGTTTAACAGAATCCAAACACATTTTCTAACTAACTAACTAACATTTTGCTTCCTTTTCATCAACATAGACTACCCAGCTTGCTTATATACATTCTCACAAATACATTCTCATCATTCATATTCATTCAACACACAGTTACTTTCTTTCTTCACTCACTCCCACATAATCAAGAGTTCTCCACAAGGCAAGTGCTACTGAATCATAACCATCTTTAGCAACTGAAGCATCTTTATCATGAAAAACTCACATTCTTTTATTTGTTTACACAGCCACCTTTTAGTCTGAGAATTATCagggagaagaagaagaagaaagaaacCAAATTCTCAATCTCACATTGAGCAAGGTTAGTGCTATTTCATATTATATATCTTTCTTGTATAGAAAAGGAAATAATGATTTTCTTTTTATATATGTACCAGATCGAAGTGGTAATTAATATAATTCATTCAATTGTGTAGAAAGATGGATGGTATAACTGATCACAACGGTAAACAAATAATGTTATCTGATAGTGAAGATGATGATCTTCCAGCAACCCCTCAAAGAAGAATAAGAGCACTTGTTGTGGACACTGACGACCACCTTCGAGAGATTCATGCAGATATGTTGAAAAGACTTGGTGTGGAAACTCGTTCAGTGAAAACTGGCCAAGAAGCTCTAGAAATAATTCGTTACGATGAAATCTATGACTTAATTCTCCTTGCTAGGCATTTTCCTGTCATTGATGGGGTTCAGGTACCTACATTTGTCTCTCTTTATTCATTTCATGTGGTATATGAATAATATACTGATAATGAGATTCATTCATGTGTTTTATGCAGGTGACGAAGATGCTGCGGGACATGGAGTACCCTGCAACGATTGTTGGGGTGACGCGTCGGCTTACAGAATCACAATGGGAAGAATTTTTTAGTGCAGGGCTAGATGATTGCATTGATTACGAGACACCTGTGAGCGCGAAAACGCTTGCATTCGTTGTTGAAACTACTCCCCGTCGCCAAACCTGGAAGCTAAGAAATGTTTATAGTACAGTTTACCAATCTTTTCTCGGTCCTCGTCCAGCTTCTGGTTCTGGTTCTGGTTCAAGTTCTACTTCTAGAAAAGATTAAGTTGCATGCATCTGCATGGCCTTTACAGGATGATCCATCCATATTGTACAAAAATAATTGATTGTGTGTATGTCAAAAGATGTTTCTGTTAATGATGAATGTGAAGATTATACAAATTGTTATATTAATTATTTCTAAAATGTGATACTTATAAATGTATCTGTAGGCTGGCCACAACACAACCTTCATCTTTTGACATAAAAAATATGAAGTTTAAATTTAGGTAACTTGAGTCGCAAATGGTGAAAGAGCACTTAAAGATATGTATTATTATTGGCGAAATCTAGATCAAAATTCTTAAAGGACGAAACTAGTTGATAGAAAATAG from Lathyrus oleraceus cultivar Zhongwan6 chromosome 7, CAAS_Psat_ZW6_1.0, whole genome shotgun sequence encodes the following:
- the LOC127102670 gene encoding two-component response regulator 24 encodes the protein MDGITDHNGKQIMLSDSEDDDLPATPQRRIRALVVDTDDHLREIHADMLKRLGVETRSVKTGQEALEIIRYDEIYDLILLARHFPVIDGVQVTKMLRDMEYPATIVGVTRRLTESQWEEFFSAGLDDCIDYETPVSAKTLAFVVETTPRRQTWKLRNVYSTVYQSFLGPRPASGSGSGSSSTSRKD